Within Runella rosea, the genomic segment CCGACCGGTTCAAAAAGAAGTGTAACATCAGGCTATGCCAGCTACAGCGGAACCTCCATGGCTACCCCACACGTAGCGGGTGCGGCTGCTTTGTATGCTTCCTTGAACCCAGGGGCTACTGCGGCACAAATCAAAACTGCCATTTTGAACTCGGCAACACCTACTCCATCCCTTGCAGGAAAGTGTGTGACTGGCGGTCGTTTGAATGTCAGCACTTTCTGATTTTAGACCCACATTTCATAAAAAAGCGGCCCCGTGTCATTACGGGGCCGCTTTTTTATGAAAAATCTTTGGAAACAACATTGGTACTGTACGACGGTAAACCCGATACGCCTCTCCAAATTCGGCCACCAGTTTCTGCTCTTCAAAATAAATACCAATCAGTGTATAAACCGTTACGCAGGCCGCCATTAGCAGTGTTCGCACCAAAGAATCCGACAAAAACAGTCCCCAGATAAACAGAATCGTACCCGTATAAATAGGATGCCGCACGTAGTGCAGCATCCCATTGGTTTTAAGCGTCCCCGAACCTGGTTTTGAATCGTTTGGAGAAAATGTCAAGCCCGAAAACTCTTTGAAATTATACCCCGAAATGGCAATCATTACAATCAGCAAACCGCCGTATTTTAGAAAATTACCTAGTAAATCTATCCGCCAATCAAACACCCATAAAGACTGAGCTGGAAGCATAAATTGATAAACAAGAATTCCTGCCAATAGAAATATCGCCAACCCATTGTATATCAGTCGATAAAAACGATAGCCCGTCCCCATTTTTTGTTCAAAAAAATACTTGACACCGTTATTGGCCAAGACACTGTGGAGGATGCCGTAGGCAAGCCAAAAGGTAACTAAAAGTACATACGACCCCATTTTGTTTCTTCTATTTGATGTACATAAAGATACAGGTAAATCAGGCGATTTTCAGCGTGACTAAAAGAATCATTTTCGAAAAGGAAGCGGCATTTGCTTCCATTCTGGTACTTTTGTTTGTTCATCAAGCTTTAAAATAGGCTCATCACCAAACACTTCCTTCACCGACCATGAAACATTCCTTTCTACGACTTCTTACGCTGCTGTTTTTCAGTACCTCCCTCCTCTTCGCTCAATCTTACAAACCACCCGTTTTTACCGACCCAGAGCGGTTGAAAAAGATTGAGGCGGTGCTGCCTACCATCGACAAAATTTACAAAGAATACGCCGAAAAAAACCATTTTCCAGGATTTACGTACGGCGTGGTGGTGGATGGCAAACTCATCCATACGGGTAGCTTGGGTTATACCGACCTGAGCAAAAAAACGACGGCTAATGCGCAATCTCTCTTCAGGATTGCGTCAATGAGCAAGAGTTTTACTACGATGGCTATTTTGCAACTGCGCGACGCTGGCAAGCTCAACCTCGACGACCGTGCCGACAAATACATTCCTGAAATGAAGAATACCAAACTGCTCACCGCCGACGCGCCCGCCATCACCATTCGTCATTTGCTGACCCACGCGGCGGGTTTTCCCGAAGACAACCCTTGGGGCGACCGGCAGTTGGCGGATACAAATGAAGAGTTGCTGAAACTAATGCAAAATCAGGTGGCTTTTTCTAATGCGCCAGGTGTGGCGTATGAGTACAGCAATTTAGGGATTACGTTGTTGGGATACATCATTCAAAAAGTATCGGGCAAAACCTATCAGCAGTTCATCAACGAAAATATCCTACAACCCCTCGGCATGGCCCATACCAAATGGGAATACGCCGAAGTGCCGGCCGATAAACTGGCCCACGGCTACCGTTGGCGCAACGAACAATGGGTGGAAGAACCCCTGCTTCACGACGGAGCCTATGGGGCAATGGGCGGCCTCATCACTTCTATCGAAGATTTTAGCAAATATACGGCCTTCCACTTGGCAGCTTGGCCCCCAAAAGACGATGCTGACAATGGCCCACTCAAACGCAGTTCCATCCGCGAAATGCACCAACCTTGGAACATCAGCGGTTTTGCCCCAAATTACAAATACCCAAGCGGGCGCCCCTGCGCAACGGTATCGGCCTATTGCTACGGACTCAACTGGATGCGCGACTGCGACGGCCGCGAATACGTGGGCCACAGCGGCGGCCTGCCAGGTTTTGGCAGCAATTGGAGAATTTTGCCTCAGTACGGCATTGGGGTTGTTGCTTTTGCTAATCTTACGTATGCTTCAACCGTACCAATCAACCTACGGGTTTTGGACACACTCATCGTGAGTGCCAAGCTACAACCACGGCAATTGCCCGCTTCTGACATCCTCAAAAAACGTCAAAAAGAACTGACACAGCTCCTTCCCAACTGGAAGAACGCTGAAACAAGCGGGCTATTTGCCGAAAATTTCTTTGCCGATTATTCATTAGAAGCATTGAAGAACGAATCAACAACATTGTTTGAAAAAGCGGGTAAAATCATCAGCGTAAAGGAAATTGTACCCGAAAATCAACTGCGAGGACGATACATTCTGGAAGGAGAAAAATCCAATTTGTGGGTTTCATTCACCCTCACACCCGAAAATCCACCGCTAATTCAGGAATATCATATTGGTGAGGTGAAGAAATAGAATCATGCAGAGATATAAAGGAGCAAAGTCGCAGATAAATAGCACTTTGTTCCTTTGAGCCTCTGCGTGAATAGAACAACATTAGATAAACCCTCTCCCCTCCTTTTGCATAAAAAAACGCACTAAACCTATGCAAACCTCGCGCAGAGATTTCATCCGTTCGGCCTCCGCATTGGCGGGTACTGGCCTTTTTTCATTTGCACCTTTGGAGATTTTAGCCAGGCAACGCAAACGGGTCTCAGCCAATGAAAAAGTACAACTTGGAGTCATAGGCTGCAAAGGAATGGGCTGGTCAGATTTGCGCTCACACCTTCAACTCAGCGACGTGGAATGCGTAGCCCTCTGCGACGTAGACCAAAGTGTATTGGACCAACGCGCCGCTGATGTAGAAAAGGCACAGGGCAAACGCCCTCAATTGTACAAGGATTACCGTAAAATGCTTGAAAATAAAGACATTGACGCGGTCATTATCGGTACACCCGACCATTGGCATTGCCTAGCCATGACCGATTCATTGGCGGCGGGCAAGCACGTTTATTGCGAAAAACCATTGGCTAATTCCATCGAAGAATGTAACATTATGTTAGCGGCGGCCAAACGGGCCAACAAAATCGTCCAAATCGGGCAGTGGCAACGCAGTGGCTCCCACTACGAAAAAGCCATCGAATACGTACGCTCGGGCAAACTTGGCAACATCCGGTTGGTGAAAGTATGGGCGTATCAGGGTTGGATGGAGCCCGTTTCCGTCAAACCCGACGGCCCCGTTCCTGCGGGCGTAGACTACGATATGTGGCTCGGTCCTGCCAAAAAACGTCCCTTTAACCCCAACCGTTTTCACTTTAATTTCCGTTGGTTTTGGGACTATGCTGGCGGTTTAATGACTGACTGGGGCGTGCATGAAATCGACATTGCCCTCTACGCCATGAACGCCAAAGCCCCTAAATCAGTGATGGCTTCGGGCGGAAAACTAGCCTATCCAGACGACGCATCCGAAACCCCTGACACCCTGCAAACGGTGTATGAATACGAAGGTTTTAATATGTTATGGGAACACGCCACGGGTATCGACGGCGGCAATTATGGTCTTACCGAAGGGATTGCGTTTATCGGCAATAACGGTACGCTCGTACTTCATCGTGGTGGCTGGTCGTTGCATCCTGAAACCCAAACCAAAAACGGCATTAAAGTCTACAAAATTGAAGATATTCCTGATCAGGCCCGCAATGGTGAATACCTCAATGACCACACCAAAAATTTCGTACAGGCCATTAAAGACAACAATCCAAAAATCCTGAAATGTGGCATCGAAACGGGCAGTGTTGCGGCTATCAACGCCCACATGGGCAATATTGCCTACAAAACAGGCCGTAAAGTATACTGGGATGCGGCAGCGGGTTCTTTTAAAAACGACGCCGAAGCTAATGCCCTCATTAAAGCCCATTACAATAACGGCTGGCAACTCCCGAAAATAAGCTAATCAACGTCGGCGAGGGAACGTCGGCGACGCTTTGAACCTCGCCGACGTTAGAATATGAGGTGCAAATTTGATAACTTTGCGCCTCATATTGTGTTTAACTCCATGACTGAACGTTACCTCCAACGCGGCGTATCGGCTTCTAAAGAAGATGTACACCGCGCCATTGCCAACCTCGACAAAGGGCTTTTCCCGAAGGCATTCTGCAAAATTGTGCCTGACACCCTCGCCGGTGACCCTGATTATTGTACCATCATGCACGCCGACGGTGCCGGTACTAAAACCTCATTAGCGTATTTGTACTGGAAAGAAACGGGCGACTTGTCGGTGTGGCGCGGCATTGCACAAGATTCTATTGTGATGAATACCGACGACCTCATTTGCGTGGGAGCTACTGGCCCGATGCTGATTTCGTCGAGTATTGACCGCAACAAAAATAAAATCCCAGGCGACGTGATTGCCGAAATCATCAACGGTACCGAAGAAGTACTGGAGATGCTCCGCAGCCACGGCGTAGAGATTTACAGCACTGGTGGCGAAACCGCCGACGTAGGTGATTTGGTACGGACGATTACGGTCAACAGCACCGTGATTGCCCGCATGAAACGCGCAGATGTGATTTCCAATGACACCATACAGGCAGGAGATGTGATTGTAGGCTTGGCTTCTTTTGGGCAGGCTTCTTACGAAACTACCTACAACGGCGGCATGGGCAGCAACGGACTTACTTCCGCCCGCCACGATGTACTCGACAGTTATCTTGCCCCCAAATACCCCGAAACCTTCGATCCAGAAGTACACAGCTCGTTGGTTTACAGCGGCTCAAAACGCCTGACGGATGCCGTTTCTGGCACACCCGTCAACGTAGGGCAACTGATTCTTTCTCCGACCCGCACCTACGCTCCTTTTGCCAAAACGCTGCTAGACGAACTCCGCCCGCAGATTCACGGCATGGTGCATTGCAGCGGCGGCGCTCAAACCAAAGTCCTGCATTTTATTGATAATCTGCACGTTATCAAAGATAATCTATTCCCCATTCCCCCGCTCTTCAAACTGATTCAGGCCGAAAGCGGAACGAGTTGGCAGGAAATGTACAAAGTCTTCAACATGGGCCACCGCTTAGAAGTATATCTTTCGGAAGCACACGCGCAACGCGTGATTGAAATCGCTCAATCGTTCGGAATTGAAGCCCAAATCATTGGCCACGTAGAAGCCCATGAAGGCAAAAAAGTAACGATTAAGAGTGAATTTGGCGAGTTTGTGTATGAATAGTTTGTTTTCTTTAACTGAAGGCAATTTTCAATCCTGCTCCAATAAAAACCAGCCCAAATCCGCCTAAGATGACGGTCAAGCCCCATAGTTCCCAAAACCCCGCGATTTTAGCATTCGTGGGGTTTTGAGTTTCGTACCGAACCTTCACACGCTCCCCTTCTTGATAGCTGCCCTTGCGGCGGGTAGTGCCTACGCCGTTGCGAAATTCTATTTTTTGGCCTTCCGCTGTCTCAAAAGCAATAACGGGATAAAACGTAGTCTCGCCGCGCGTTGACCTCATATAATCCCACCGAACCACGGTCCCGATTGCCGAGATAGATTTGTTCATAAAAGCCTTATCACTTTTGTAGAAATTCCAGCTCACGGCTGCCATAATCAGCCCAATCAACGCAAATACTCCTCCCCCAATCAAAGAAGATGATTTTTTCATAATAAGTATGCCATGCTAAGGCTTTTTAGGAAACTTTCTATCTCCTCTACCTAAAGGATTAGGCATCCGATAAACACTTCCGCTGTCTTGTAGCATTTTGATATCGGCGTTCGGCATGTTTTCGGGAGATTGCGCCAATAGAATTGGCATGTTGTCGATGTTGGCATAAGCCATGCTCGAATCTTGCGAAAAACGATACGAGACGGGAGGATAAAGCGGCGGATAAATCTGTTTGATTTTCAACGGCTTTGAAGGTGAAGGAATTCTCAACTCCAGTTTTTGCGCCCACGCTGCCGAAAACCCCAACACTAAAATAAAAGTAAGAATTATTTTCATAGCATTTAGGATAAGTTTTAAGCAAATATATAACGATTTGTTTAATCGCAAAATCTTTAAGCAAAAGGCTTGAAAACAATCAACTTTCGACAAAATTCAGTGTACAAAGCCGTCTTAAAATGAGTATTTTTACGCTATGTTTCTTAACAAAAAATATGCTTCTTTGTGACTTTAAAACTTAACCTCTAACAGTCATGCCTCTCGCTACCGCCCTTTCAAAAATCGCCCCCCTCTCTCAAGGGTGCCAAGAAGCCCTACGCACTGTATCGAAATCTTTGGCTATGAAAGCTGGTAGAAATTTACTAACACTTGGCCAAATCAGTGATAAACTGTATTATATCGAAGCAGGGCTTGTCCGTGCATTTTACGATACAGATACAGGCCGTGAAGTTAGCAACTGGTTTGACCAGGAAGATGGATGGGTCTGTTCGGTGCAAAGTTTTCTCACACAAACCCTCGCCAACGAATACATCCAATTGTTGGAAGACAGTCAACTAATCGCCGTTAATTATCAAGATTTGCTGCGACTATTGAATCAATACCCTGAACTCAATTTTCATTTTCGATTGCTGTCAGAGTACCATCTTGTTGTTTATGATAAACGCCTTCAATTGTTACGGGAGCAAGATGCCCTAAAACGCTATCAAGGTTTTTTGGAGCTTTACCCCCGATTGGCTTGCCGTCTTCAGGTGAAGCACGTTGCCCAATTTCTCAATCTTGCCCCTGCTACCCTTAGCCGCATTCGGAAAAAATTTCAAGAGGGTACTTCTAAATAATTTATGTCAATTTATTTTTTGATTTAGGTCAATTCTGCAATCATTTTTCCTTCTGACATTTACACACGAAAAAGCCCCATGGAGTACTTCCGCGTACTCAGCAGTTATCGAAGTTGTCAAATCGATGGTATCTATTTTCCTAAAAAACCTCTAAGCAAACACTCTAATTTTCTTTTGGTCTATAGATTAAAAAATAAACCTAAAATTTAAAAATGATGAAAAAAAATCCACTTCGCTATCTTTCACACTTATTGTTGATTACCTTGCTTACAGGGATTTCGTGTAATCGAGAATCATTGATTAATCCTCCCGAGCCAGTTACTGAAAGCGTATCTTCCGATGAAATCTCCATCGATAGGGCAAAGGTTTTGTATGAAAACTCACGGCGGATTGACAAAACCTCCGTCAATGCCCGAAAGAAAAATCGGGAGGAAGCCCCAGATTGGGAGAGAGCAAAAAAACTTAAATTTAAGGGTGGCCGAAAAGCATTGGTCGTGCCTGTTTTTGAAATGTCCGAGTCAGCCACTTTGACTACAATGGACTCTATATCTGACAAAAGCAAGCTGACTCTTGCAGAATTAGTAACTCCTGTGCAGTTGGTTCTTTATAAAGACGACGATGGGAAAGAAGTAATTGAACGTATGTACAGCAAAGCTGATCCAGCCTATCAAAAACGAAAAAAGAATAAATCAGAAGACCGTGACTATACAGGTATGCACTGGTTTGAGGACAATGACGGAAACTTTAAGAGGGGATTTGTGTACGAAGACGGGAAGCTAATCAAAACGTTACTGCCAAAGGCAAACGGTGCTACATCCAACCTACGGACAACCTGCCAAACCACAACCTACAACGTTACCATTACGCATTATTCGGTGACTTGCATGACAGGCTATGGCTGCGGAGACCCTATTTATATGTATTCCGAATCTTATAGCTTTAGTGTAAGCTCCGGAGACTGCCAAAGCAAACACGACACTGATTACTCTCCCTATGACAATGGTGGAGGCACTTCGGACAATAGTACAACTACTAATGAAGAGCAGCCCACTGAAGGCTGGACGGTCCCGGAAGATAAGATAACCCAGTTTATACAGTGGCTTGGGCGCTTAAATGATAAAGAAACCGCTTGGGTAAAAGCAAATCCCACAAAAGCACCAGCCGCATGGTGGAACCAAACCTCAGCGGTGAATTTTTCCAAAGCCAAGTATATGTGTGAAAAAGACGGGCAAACGTATCTGGATATAGATGGAACTAACCAAAATGCGTTCAAACATGCCTACTGGAATGCATTAAATACCTTATCATTTGGGTCATCAGAGGCAAAAATTATAGGGGACAATCACGAAAGCCAAGATATGAACAGCTTAGATGCGAAAATGGACTTATGGAACAATGACCTTGGACGAAAAGTAGCCGAAACCTGCGGATGTAGTGGTTCAGCATTACGTCAGAAAGTTTTGGAGGCAATAGGCAATGGACAAGGGAGGCGTATTCTGAAAGCTGTCGGTACACCACCCTCTGACCACCTAATTGTAACAAGTTCAGCCCCTAATTTATGTTATGAAAACTAGAAAAACATTGATTGGCATTTTGTTAGTACTGATGGGATGCGAGCGGAAAGATATAATTGAGACGTATGTTTTCAGCGATATGACTAAAACCCAGTATTTCTTTTACAAAATTAAGCGGGAAGATAGTATTGTGGATATAAACGTAAAAGGATACATGGATGGGAGCTTGGGGTTTGGCAAAACTATTTGTGGTGATACGACAGAATTCAAAGCAAGTCAGCTCCCCATCAGCGTAGCTCCGCCATTCGATAGCCTTTATAAAAACACTCTTTCCATTTATTCTGATTCAATCAATATTAAAAGAGGGGAAGAAGGCACTCAGGCAGGTCTTTTTATTACTTTAGGATTCATCCCCGGCACAGCAAAGAAAGGCAAAATAGAGGTCGTTTTTCGGGAGCATGGTTATGGATTTTAATACTTTTCACAAATGCCCCACAGGTCAATTATTGAGTGATTTGTGGGGCATTAAGTACCTAACAGGCAATGATAATTAAAAGAATTTTTTTCGGCATTTTGTTAGTACTGATGGGATGCGAGCGAAAAGACATCATAGAGACATATGTTTTCAGCGATATGACTAAAACCCAGTATTTCTTTTACAAAATTAAGCGGGAAGATAGTATTGTGGATATAAACGTAAAAGGATACATGGATGGAAGCTTGGGTGTTAGTCAAGGTTATTGTTCTGATACTACTGAGTTTAAGATAAGTGAAAGAACCATAATGGTAAATCTTTCTGACAACCTTAATAAAGAATTTTTCTCAACTTACAATAAATCATTGAGAGCTAAAGAAAAAGTTCAATTGAACCTTAATAAAGAATTTGTTAGTGTATACAAGGATTCTCTGAGGATTAAGGATGGTAGCGAAGGTACTCAAGCAGGTCTTTTTCATTTTTTACATTTCATTCCCGGTACAGCAAAGAAAGGCAAAATAGAGGTCGTGTTTCGCGAGCATGGTTATGGGTTTTAAAACGTTTTATAAATGCCCCACAGGTTACTTATTGAGTAGCTTGTGGGGCATTAAGTACCTCACAGGCAATGACAATTAAAAGAATTTTTATCGGTATTTTGTTAGTGCTGATGGGATGCGAGCGGAAAGACATCATAGAGACATATGTTTTCAGCGATATGACTAAAACCCAGTATTTCTTTTACAAAATTAAGCGGGAAGATAGTATTGTGGATATAAACGTAAAAGGGTATATGGACGGAAGCTTAGGGGTTATGGGCAAGGGACTTTGTTCTGATACTACAGAATTTAAAGCACGCAAAAGACCTATTAATATATCTCAAATAGATAGTCTTACTAGTAGATTTTACACTGTTCATACAGACTCAATCAAAGTTAAAGAAGTAGAAGAGGGAACTCAAGCAGGTCTTATTCTTGCTTTAGAATTCATCCCCGGCACAGCAAAGAAAGGCAAAATAGAGGTCGTGTTTCGCGAGCATGGGTATGGGTTTTAATACTTTTCACAAATGCCCCACAGGCCAATATTTTAACCGTACCTTTTTACCCCTCCGCAAAAATTTCTTTCAAGTTGGTTTCAAACCCTGCTAAAACACTCGAACGAACAATGTTCTGTTCTTCAGCCGAAGAAAACAGCGGGTATTTTCCGTTTTCGAGTACATACACCAAAACCACTTCATTACGAGGGTCTACAATCCAGTATTCCTGCACACCAAAACGCTCATAATCTTCCTTTTTCTCAATATAATCGCGTGCTACGGAGCCTTTTGAAACCACTTCCACAATCAACGCGGGCGCACCTTCAATGGCGCTTTCACCTACTATCTGCGCCTGTTCTTTGGCAATAAATACTAAATCAGGCTGACATACATACTTCACCTTGAGCAAAGTGGACATCAATGGGCGCAAAAAGTACTTCTCCCAATCGATTGGAAATCACAAAATAATCTAAAAGTCTAAACAATCGTTTAGAAATCCGTTGGTGTTGAGTCTTAAGGGCAGGTGATATATCAATCAGATTAAAATGACGCAATTCGTACCGCGATTCGGGCGGTAGCTCTCTGCGCATTCGTTCATACGTCCAACGTTCGGTACTGACAATGGTAGCGATAGCTTCAGCGGGTCTTCTATGCAAGTCAATCAAATCATAATCAGAAAGCTACGGCATTTTCCGTAATTTTTCAGCCCAATTAGTAGCAGTCAGCCAATAGACTGTAAACTGTGAACCGAAGATGACCTCCCACGAAATCTGCCAAGAGTTTTCAGGGAGATCATGTTTTACTGCTGAATATAAGTAGACCCGCTGTTGTAAAACCGTAAATCAATCAAGTCTGGCGGGAGGGGTTGGGTGTTCCAATGACGGTGAATGCTCAGTGCCGCGCCCAATGACGTAGCCTGTGCCACCGAAGCCGCAAATATCTCCATTTCGGGAAATGCGGCCGCGAGCAAATTCATGTAAATGGGGTTTTTACCAAATCCTCCGTCTACAAAAATGCGCTTCACGCTTGAGCCCGTCAAGACCAATCCCGTTGAGATAATTTGTTGATTGACAATGTCCAGTATCAGTT encodes:
- a CDS encoding DUF3592 domain-containing protein → MKKSSSLIGGGVFALIGLIMAAVSWNFYKSDKAFMNKSISAIGTVVRWDYMRSTRGETTFYPVIAFETAEGQKIEFRNGVGTTRRKGSYQEGERVKVRYETQNPTNAKIAGFWELWGLTVILGGFGLVFIGAGLKIAFS
- a CDS encoding methyltransferase family protein yields the protein MGSYVLLVTFWLAYGILHSVLANNGVKYFFEQKMGTGYRFYRLIYNGLAIFLLAGILVYQFMLPAQSLWVFDWRIDLLGNFLKYGGLLIVMIAISGYNFKEFSGLTFSPNDSKPGSGTLKTNGMLHYVRHPIYTGTILFIWGLFLSDSLVRTLLMAACVTVYTLIGIYFEEQKLVAEFGEAYRVYRRTVPMLFPKIFHKKAAP
- a CDS encoding Crp/Fnr family transcriptional regulator yields the protein MPLATALSKIAPLSQGCQEALRTVSKSLAMKAGRNLLTLGQISDKLYYIEAGLVRAFYDTDTGREVSNWFDQEDGWVCSVQSFLTQTLANEYIQLLEDSQLIAVNYQDLLRLLNQYPELNFHFRLLSEYHLVVYDKRLQLLREQDALKRYQGFLELYPRLACRLQVKHVAQFLNLAPATLSRIRKKFQEGTSK
- a CDS encoding Uma2 family endonuclease codes for the protein MSTLLKVKYVCQPDLVFIAKEQAQIVGESAIEGAPALIVEVVSKGSVARDYIEKKEDYERFGVQEYWIVDPRNEVVLVYVLENGKYPLFSSAEEQNIVRSSVLAGFETNLKEIFAEG
- a CDS encoding Gfo/Idh/MocA family protein translates to MQTSRRDFIRSASALAGTGLFSFAPLEILARQRKRVSANEKVQLGVIGCKGMGWSDLRSHLQLSDVECVALCDVDQSVLDQRAADVEKAQGKRPQLYKDYRKMLENKDIDAVIIGTPDHWHCLAMTDSLAAGKHVYCEKPLANSIEECNIMLAAAKRANKIVQIGQWQRSGSHYEKAIEYVRSGKLGNIRLVKVWAYQGWMEPVSVKPDGPVPAGVDYDMWLGPAKKRPFNPNRFHFNFRWFWDYAGGLMTDWGVHEIDIALYAMNAKAPKSVMASGGKLAYPDDASETPDTLQTVYEYEGFNMLWEHATGIDGGNYGLTEGIAFIGNNGTLVLHRGGWSLHPETQTKNGIKVYKIEDIPDQARNGEYLNDHTKNFVQAIKDNNPKILKCGIETGSVAAINAHMGNIAYKTGRKVYWDAAAGSFKNDAEANALIKAHYNNGWQLPKIS
- a CDS encoding serine hydrolase domain-containing protein — protein: MKHSFLRLLTLLFFSTSLLFAQSYKPPVFTDPERLKKIEAVLPTIDKIYKEYAEKNHFPGFTYGVVVDGKLIHTGSLGYTDLSKKTTANAQSLFRIASMSKSFTTMAILQLRDAGKLNLDDRADKYIPEMKNTKLLTADAPAITIRHLLTHAAGFPEDNPWGDRQLADTNEELLKLMQNQVAFSNAPGVAYEYSNLGITLLGYIIQKVSGKTYQQFINENILQPLGMAHTKWEYAEVPADKLAHGYRWRNEQWVEEPLLHDGAYGAMGGLITSIEDFSKYTAFHLAAWPPKDDADNGPLKRSSIREMHQPWNISGFAPNYKYPSGRPCATVSAYCYGLNWMRDCDGREYVGHSGGLPGFGSNWRILPQYGIGVVAFANLTYASTVPINLRVLDTLIVSAKLQPRQLPASDILKKRQKELTQLLPNWKNAETSGLFAENFFADYSLEALKNESTTLFEKAGKIISVKEIVPENQLRGRYILEGEKSNLWVSFTLTPENPPLIQEYHIGEVKK
- a CDS encoding DUF6973 domain-containing protein, which codes for MMKKNPLRYLSHLLLITLLTGISCNRESLINPPEPVTESVSSDEISIDRAKVLYENSRRIDKTSVNARKKNREEAPDWERAKKLKFKGGRKALVVPVFEMSESATLTTMDSISDKSKLTLAELVTPVQLVLYKDDDGKEVIERMYSKADPAYQKRKKNKSEDRDYTGMHWFEDNDGNFKRGFVYEDGKLIKTLLPKANGATSNLRTTCQTTTYNVTITHYSVTCMTGYGCGDPIYMYSESYSFSVSSGDCQSKHDTDYSPYDNGGGTSDNSTTTNEEQPTEGWTVPEDKITQFIQWLGRLNDKETAWVKANPTKAPAAWWNQTSAVNFSKAKYMCEKDGQTYLDIDGTNQNAFKHAYWNALNTLSFGSSEAKIIGDNHESQDMNSLDAKMDLWNNDLGRKVAETCGCSGSALRQKVLEAIGNGQGRRILKAVGTPPSDHLIVTSSAPNLCYEN
- a CDS encoding AIR synthase-related protein; protein product: MTERYLQRGVSASKEDVHRAIANLDKGLFPKAFCKIVPDTLAGDPDYCTIMHADGAGTKTSLAYLYWKETGDLSVWRGIAQDSIVMNTDDLICVGATGPMLISSSIDRNKNKIPGDVIAEIINGTEEVLEMLRSHGVEIYSTGGETADVGDLVRTITVNSTVIARMKRADVISNDTIQAGDVIVGLASFGQASYETTYNGGMGSNGLTSARHDVLDSYLAPKYPETFDPEVHSSLVYSGSKRLTDAVSGTPVNVGQLILSPTRTYAPFAKTLLDELRPQIHGMVHCSGGAQTKVLHFIDNLHVIKDNLFPIPPLFKLIQAESGTSWQEMYKVFNMGHRLEVYLSEAHAQRVIEIAQSFGIEAQIIGHVEAHEGKKVTIKSEFGEFVYE